One genomic window of Parabacteroides pacaensis includes the following:
- a CDS encoding putative oxidoreductase C-terminal domain-containing protein, translating into MKQLIVFGMAILFLHVSCVSKQENKASFTGAPGEVKLITLDPGHFHAALVQKVSYPQVSKEVYVYAPEGNDVREHLKKIEAYNTRSDAPTSWNEIVYTGTDFLDKMLTEHKGNVMVTAGNNGKKTEYIHAALGAGIHVLSDKPMAIDEKNFELLKECFDIAKQKNVLLYDIMTERHEITTILQREFSMLPAVFGQLQQGTPEDPAVVKESVHHFFKFVSGNPLTRPVWYFDVTQQGEGIVDVTTHLVDLVQWECFPNQIIDYKQDIQLVDANRWTTSLSKDQFKQVTGVEEYPDFLQKDVENDTLKVYANGDLVYKIKGVCAKVSVIWNYTFPEGGGDTHYSVMKGSKSNLIIRQGEEQGYKPMLYIEMVPGRDVAAYEKDLQASLSKITAKYPGIALQKLNDSTWLVDIPDQYRNGHEAHFGQVTENYLQYLKEGALPDWEVPNMIAKYYTTTQALKLAKSKNK; encoded by the coding sequence ATGAAACAACTAATTGTTTTTGGTATGGCAATCCTTTTCCTGCATGTATCGTGTGTATCTAAACAGGAAAATAAAGCTTCTTTTACCGGTGCGCCTGGTGAAGTAAAACTCATCACTCTCGATCCGGGTCATTTTCATGCCGCCCTGGTGCAAAAAGTTTCTTATCCTCAAGTAAGTAAAGAGGTGTATGTCTATGCTCCCGAAGGAAATGATGTGAGAGAACATTTAAAAAAGATAGAAGCATATAATACCCGTTCCGATGCACCTACTTCTTGGAATGAAATTGTGTATACCGGTACGGACTTTCTGGATAAAATGCTTACGGAACATAAAGGAAATGTGATGGTAACAGCCGGCAATAACGGTAAGAAAACAGAATATATCCATGCGGCTTTAGGGGCTGGCATCCATGTGCTCTCGGATAAACCTATGGCTATTGATGAGAAAAACTTTGAGTTACTTAAGGAATGTTTCGATATAGCCAAGCAAAAAAATGTGTTGCTTTATGATATTATGACTGAGCGTCATGAAATTACTACAATTTTGCAACGGGAATTTTCTATGCTCCCTGCCGTATTTGGACAGTTGCAACAAGGCACACCGGAAGATCCGGCTGTTGTAAAAGAAAGTGTACACCATTTTTTTAAGTTTGTTTCCGGAAATCCGCTCACACGTCCTGTTTGGTATTTTGACGTAACTCAGCAAGGAGAAGGTATCGTGGATGTAACTACTCATTTAGTGGATTTGGTACAATGGGAGTGCTTTCCGAATCAAATAATCGATTATAAACAAGATATTCAGTTGGTAGATGCCAATAGATGGACTACTTCTTTATCTAAAGATCAGTTTAAACAGGTAACAGGTGTAGAGGAATATCCTGATTTTTTGCAAAAAGATGTAGAAAATGATACATTGAAAGTATATGCTAATGGCGATCTTGTTTATAAGATTAAAGGAGTTTGTGCGAAAGTATCGGTTATTTGGAATTATACTTTCCCCGAAGGTGGAGGAGATACCCATTATTCCGTAATGAAAGGAAGCAAGTCTAACCTCATTATCCGTCAAGGTGAAGAACAGGGGTATAAACCTATGTTGTATATAGAAATGGTTCCCGGTAGAGACGTTGCTGCATATGAAAAAGATTTGCAAGCTTCGTTATCGAAAATTACAGCCAAGTATCCGGGGATAGCACTCCAAAAATTGAACGATTCTACTTGGTTGGTAGATATACCGGATCAGTATCGAAACGGACATGAAGCTCACTTCGGGCAAGTTACTGAAAATTATCTTCAATATTTAAAAGAAGGTGCATTACCCGATTGGGAAGTTCCTAATATGATTGCGAAATATTATACTACAACACAAGCATTGAAGTTGGCGAAGAGTAAAAATAAGTAA
- a CDS encoding Rne/Rng family ribonuclease, with the protein MNSELVVDVQPKEISIAVLEDKSLVELQKEARNVSFAVGDIYLGKVKKLMPGLNAAFIDVGYKKDAFLHYLDLGPSFNSQQKFLKQLLNDPKKAQSISKMQLLPEIEKDGSISDALKVGQEVLVQIAKEPISTKGPRLTSELSFAGRYIVLIPFADKVSVSQKIKSSEERARLKQLIQSIKPKNFSVIVRTSAEGKRVAELDHELKTLLKRWEDNIVKAPKVKMPAMIYEETGRTVALLRDIFNPSFQNIYVNDRDVYNKVRDYVSLIAPGREEIVQEYTGELPIFDNFAITKQIKSLFGRTVTYKSGAYLIIEHTEAMHVIDVNSGNRSKGSDAQEKTAIDVNIAAADEIARQLRLRDMGGIIVIDFIDMADAANRQKLFEHMNKAMANDRAKHNILPLSKFGLMQITRQRVRPAMDVDTSETCPSCFGTGSVKPSILFTDSLENKIDCLVNKHKVKKFSLHVHPYVAAFINKGLFPLSWKWKRKYSSGLKVIPNQSLAFLEYKFIDPDKNELDMKEEQEIKK; encoded by the coding sequence GTGAACAGTGAATTAGTAGTAGATGTACAGCCCAAAGAAATATCTATTGCGGTACTAGAAGATAAAAGTTTGGTAGAACTTCAAAAGGAAGCCAGAAATGTCTCTTTTGCCGTAGGGGATATTTATCTCGGTAAAGTTAAGAAACTCATGCCGGGGCTAAATGCTGCATTCATTGACGTAGGGTATAAAAAGGATGCATTTCTTCACTATCTTGATCTAGGCCCGAGTTTTAACTCTCAACAGAAGTTTTTAAAACAGTTGTTGAATGATCCCAAAAAAGCCCAGTCCATCTCTAAAATGCAATTACTTCCTGAAATTGAAAAAGACGGAAGTATCAGTGATGCATTAAAAGTAGGACAAGAGGTATTGGTACAAATTGCAAAGGAACCTATTTCAACCAAAGGTCCGCGATTGACTTCCGAACTTTCTTTTGCCGGAAGGTATATCGTACTCATTCCATTTGCCGATAAGGTATCGGTTTCGCAAAAAATTAAGTCCAGCGAAGAAAGAGCACGTTTAAAACAGCTTATTCAAAGCATTAAGCCAAAAAATTTCAGTGTGATTGTCCGCACATCTGCGGAAGGTAAACGTGTTGCCGAACTCGATCATGAACTAAAAACATTATTAAAACGTTGGGAAGATAATATCGTTAAAGCACCTAAAGTAAAAATGCCGGCTATGATTTACGAAGAAACCGGTAGAACGGTAGCACTACTGCGCGATATTTTTAATCCGTCTTTCCAAAACATTTATGTAAACGACCGGGATGTATATAATAAAGTACGTGATTACGTGAGCTTAATTGCTCCGGGAAGAGAAGAGATCGTACAAGAATATACCGGAGAATTACCTATTTTTGATAATTTTGCGATTACCAAACAAATTAAGTCGCTTTTTGGACGAACTGTAACTTATAAAAGCGGAGCATACCTTATCATTGAGCATACAGAAGCTATGCACGTAATCGACGTAAACAGCGGCAACCGTTCAAAGGGCAGTGATGCTCAGGAAAAAACGGCCATTGATGTAAATATCGCCGCAGCAGATGAAATCGCCCGCCAATTGCGCTTGCGGGATATGGGTGGTATCATCGTTATTGACTTTATTGACATGGCTGATGCAGCCAATAGGCAGAAGCTTTTTGAACACATGAATAAGGCTATGGCAAACGACCGGGCGAAGCATAACATTCTTCCTCTTAGTAAGTTCGGTCTAATGCAAATAACCCGTCAACGTGTACGTCCGGCGATGGATGTAGACACGTCTGAAACTTGTCCGTCTTGTTTCGGAACCGGAAGCGTAAAACCTTCCATTCTTTTTACCGACAGTCTGGAAAATAAAATAGATTGCCTGGTAAATAAACACAAAGTGAAGAAATTTTCCCTGCATGTGCATCCCTACGTTGCAGCATTTATTAACAAAGGTTTATTCCCCTTGAGTTGGAAATGGAAAAGAAAATACTCAAGTGGTTTAAAAGTGATTCCTAATCAAAGTCTAGCCTTCCTGGAATATAAATTTATAGATCCGGATAAAAACGAGCTAGATATGAAAGAGGAACAGGAAATCAAGAAATGA